Proteins encoded in a region of the Populus nigra chromosome 3, ddPopNigr1.1, whole genome shotgun sequence genome:
- the LOC133689910 gene encoding aquaporin PIP2-1-like, translated as MGKDIEVGGEFIAKDYHDPPPAPLIDAEELTQWSLYRAIIAEFIATLLFLYITVLTVIGYKSQTDTTKNSDGCGGVGILGIAWAFGGMIFVLVYCTAGISGGHINPAVTFGLFLARKVSLVRAILYMVAQCLGAICGCGLVKAFQKSYYTNYGGGANELATGFSKGTGLGAEIIGTFVLVYTVFSATDPKRNARDSHVPVLAPLPIGFAVFMVHLATIPITGTGINPARSFGAAVIYNKDKAWDDHWIFWVGPFIGAAIAALYHQYVLRAAAVKALGSFRSSSNI; from the exons ATGGGCAAGGACATTGAAGTTGGAGGCGAATTCATTGCCAAGGACTATCATGACCCTCCACCAGCACCATTGATTGATGCCGAGGAGCTCACCCAGTGGTCTTTGTATAGGGCTATCATTGCCGAGTTCATTGCCACGCTCTTGTTTCTCTACATCACTGTGTTGACTGTGATAGGTTACAAGAGCCAGACCGACACGACCAAGAACAGTGATGGATGTGGTGGGGTTGGCATTCTTGGCATCGCTTGGGCCTTTGGTGGCATGATCTTTGTTCTTGTCTACTGCACTGCTGGTATCTCAG GTGGACACATTAACCCGGCTGTGACTTTCGGTTTGTTCTTGGCTAGGAAGGTGTCCCTGGTGCGTGCCATTCTATACATGGTGGCTCAGTGCCTGGGGGCCATATGTGGATGTGGACTCGTGAAAGCTTTCCAAAAGTCGTATTACACAAACTACGGTGGTGGAGCCAATGAACTTGCTACTGGATTCAGCAAGGGCACTGGATTAGGTGCTGAGATCATCGGTACCTTTGTTCTCGTCTACACTGTCTTCTCTGCTACTGACCCAAAGAGGAACGCAAGGGACTCCCATGTTCCT GTGTTGGCACCACTTCCCATCGGATTTGCTGTCTTCATGGTTCACCTGGCCACTATTCCAATCACTGGAACTGGTATCAACCCAGCTAGGAGCTTTGGAGCTGCAGTGATATACAACAAAGACAAGGCATGGGATGACCAT TGGATCTTCTGGGTCGGGCCTTTCATTGGGGCCGCAATTGCTGCATTGTATCACCAATACGTCCTGAGAGCAGCAGCTGTTAAAGCCCTTGGGTCCTTCAGGAGCTCTTCcaacatttaa
- the LOC133687839 gene encoding aquaporin PIP2-1-like — MGKDIEVGGEFSAKDYHDPPPAPLIDAEELTQWSLYRAIIAEFIATLLFLYITVLTVIGYKSQTDTTKNSDGCGGVGILGIAWAFGGMIFVLVYCTAGISGGHINPAVTFGLFLARKVSLVRAILYMVAQCLGAICGCGLVKAFQKSYYTNYGGGANELATGFSKGTGLGAEIIGTFVLVYTVFSATDPKRNARDSHVPVLAPLPIGFAVFMVHLATIPITGTGINPARSFGAAVIYNKDKAWDDHWIFWVGPFIGAAIAALYHQYVLRAAAVKALGSFRSSSNI; from the exons ATGGGCAAGGACATTGAAGTTGGAGGCGAATTCAGTGCCAAGGACTATCATGACCCTCCACCAGCACCATTGATTGATGCCGAGGAGCTCACCCAGTGGTCTTTGTATAGGGCTATCATTGCCGAGTTCATTGCCACGCTCTTGTTTCTCTACATCACTGTGTTGACTGTGATAGGTTACAAGAGCCAGACCGACACGACCAAGAACAGTGATGGATGTGGTGGGGTTGGCATTCTTGGCATCGCTTGGGCCTTTGGTGGCATGATCTTTGTTCTTGTCTACTGCACTGCTGGTATCTCAG GTGGACACATTAACCCGGCCGTGACTTTCGGTTTGTTCTTGGCTAGGAAGGTGTCCCTGGTGCGTGCCATTCTATACATGGTGGCTCAGTGCCTGGGGGCCATATGTGGATGTGGACTCGTGAAAGCTTTCCAAAAGTCGTATTACACAAACTACGGTGGTGGAGCCAATGAACTTGCTACTGGATTCAGCAAGGGCACTGGATTAGGTGCTGAGATCATCGGTACCTTTGTTCTCGTCTACACTGTCTTCTCTGCTACTGACCCAAAGAGGAACGCAAGGGACTCCCATGTTCCT GTGTTGGCACCACTTCCCATCGGATTTGCTGTCTTCATGGTTCACCTGGCCACAATTCCAATCACTGGAACTGGCATCAACCCAGCTAGGAGCTTTGGAGCTGCAGTGATATACAACAAAGACAAGGCATGGGATGACCAT TGGATCTTCTGGGTCGGGCCTTTCATTGGGGCCGCAATTGCTGCATTGTATCACCAATACGTCCTGAGAGCAGCTGCTGTTAAAGCCCTTGGGTCCTTCAGGAGCTCttccaacatttaa